A single genomic interval of Lynx canadensis isolate LIC74 chromosome A2, mLynCan4.pri.v2, whole genome shotgun sequence harbors:
- the PRKCD gene encoding protein kinase C delta type, with protein MAPFLRIAFTSYELGSLQAADEASQPFCAVKMKEALSTERGKTLVQKKPTMYPEWKSTFDAHIYEGRVIQIVLMRAAEEPMSEVTVGVSVLAERCKKNNGKAEFWLDLQPQAKVLMSVQYFLEDIDCKQSMRGEDEAKFPTMNRRGAIKQAKIHYIKNHEFIATFFRQPTFCSVCKDFVWGLNKQGYKCRQCNAAIHKKCIDKIIGRCTGTAANSRDTIFQKERFNIDMPHRFKVYNYMSPTFCDHCGSLLWGLVKQGLKCEDCGMNVHHKCQKKVANLCGINQKLLAEALNQVSQRPFRKSETEPVGIYQNFEKKPEISGEIVPDNGTYGKIWEGSTRCNIENFTFHKVLGKGSFGKVLLAELKGRKEFFAVKALKKDVVLIDDDVECTMVEKRVLALAWENPFLTHLFCTFQTKDHLFFVMEFLNGGDLMYHIQDKGRFELYRATFYAAEIVCGLQFLHNKGIIYRDLKLDNVMLDQDGHIKIADFGMCKENIFGEKQASTFCGTPDYIAPEILQGLKYSFSVDWWSFGVLLYEMLIGQSPFHGDDEDELFESIRVDTPHYPRWITKESKDILEKLLERDTTKRLGVTGNIKIHPFFKTINWTLLEKRAVEPPFKPKVKSPGDYSNFDQEFLNEKARLSYTDKNLIDSMDQTAFAGFSFVNPKFERLLEK; from the exons ATGGCACCGTTCCTGCGTATCGCCTTCACCTCCTATGAGCTCGGCTCCCTGCAGGCTGCGGACGAGGCCAGCCAGCCCTTCTGTGCCGTGAAGATGAAGGAGGCACTTAGCACAG AGCGCGGGAAGACACTGGTGCAGAAGAAGCCCACCATGTATCCCGAGTGGAAGTCCACATTCGATGCCCACATCTACGAGGGCCGCGTCATCCAGATTGTGCTGATGCGAGCAGCCGAAGAGCCGATGTCTGAGGTGACAGTGGGTGTGTCGGTACTGGCCGAGCGCTGCAAGAAGAACAACGGCAAGGCCGAGTTCTGG CTGGACCTGCAACCCCAGGCCAAGGTGTTGATGTCTGTGCAGTATTTCCTGGAAGACATAG ATTGCAAACAGTCTATGCGGGGTGAAGACGAGGCCAAGTTCCCAACAATGAACCGCCGTGGAGCCATCAAGCAGGCCAAGATCCACTACATCAAGAACCATGAGTTTATTGCCACCTTCTTCAGACAGCCCACCTTCTGTTCTGTATGCAAAGACTTTGTTTG GGGTCTCAACAAGCAAGGCTACAAATGCAGGC AATGCAACGCTGCCATCCACAAGAAATGCATCGACAAGATCATCGGCCGGTGCACCGGCACCGCAGCCAACAGCCGGGACACCATA TTCCAGAAAGAACGTTTCAACATCGACATGCCGCACCGATTCAAGGTTTACAACTACATGAGCCCCACCTTCTGTGACCACTGTGGCAGCCTGCTGTGGGGGCTGGTGAAGCAGGGACTAAAATGTGAAG ACTGTGGCATGAATGTGCACCATAAGTGCCAGAAGAAGGTGGCCAACCTCTGTGGCATTAACCAGAAGCTCTTGGCTGAGGCATTGAACCAAGTGAGCCAG AGACCCTTCCGGAAGTCAGAAACAGAGCCTGTTGGGATCTACCAGAATTTTGAGAAGAAGCCAGAAATCTCTGGAGAAATTGTCCCAG ACAATGGGACCTACGGCAAGATCTGGGAGGGCAGCACCAGGTGCAACATTGAGAACTTCACCTTCCACAAGGTCCTGGGCAAAGGCAGCTTTGGGAAG GTGCTGCTTGCAGAGCTGAAGGGCAGGAAGGAGTTCTTTGCGGTCAAGGCCCTCAAGAAGGACGTGGTTCTGATCGATGATGATGTGGAGTGCACCATGGTGGAGAAGCGGGTGCTGGCACTCGCCTGGGAGAATCCCTTTCTCACCCACCTCTTCTGTACATTCCAGACCAAG GACCACTTGTTCTTCGTGATGGAGTTCCTCAACGGGGGGGACCTGATGTACCACATCCAGGACAAAGGCCGCTTCGAGCTCTACCGTGCTAC GTTTTATGCAGCCGAGATCGTCTGTGGACTACAGTTTCTACACAACAAAGGGATCATTTACAG GGACCTCAAGCTGGACAACGTGATGCTGGACCAGGATGGCCACATCAAGATCGCCGACTTTGGGATGTGCAAGGAGAACATCTTCGGGGAGAAACAGGCCAGCACCTTCTGTGGCACCCCTGACTATATCGCCCCCGAA ATCCTGCAGGGCCTGAAGTACTCATTCTCCGTGGATTGGTGGTCCTTTGGAGTCCTTCTCTATGAGATGCTCATTGGTCAGTCCCCCTTCCATGGTGACGATGAGGACGAACTGTTTGAGTCCATCCGTGTGGACACACCACATTATCCCCGCTGGATCACCAAGGAGTCCAAGGATATTCTGGAGAAG CTGCTTGAAAGGGATACAACCAAGAGGCTGGGAGTGACAGGGAACATCAAAATCCACCCCTTCTTCAAGACCATCAACTGGACTCTTCTGGAGAAACGAGCCGTGGAACCGCCCTTCAAGCCCAAAGTG AAGTCCCCTGGAGACTACAGCAACTTTGACCAGGAGTTCCTGAACGAGAAGGCACGCCTCTCCTACACCGACAAGAACCTCATCGACTCCATGGACCAAACTGCATTTGCTGGCTTCTCCTTCGTGAACCCCAAATTTGAGAGACTCCTGGAAAAGTGA